CCGCGCCGCCCGCGACGCCCGACGAGGACGACGGCGACCTGGCCCGGATCACCCTCCGCATCCCGGAGGCCGTCAAGGCACGCGCCGAGGAGAAGGCCGCAGCCGCCGGGCAGAGCCTCAACACCTGGATGGTCGGCCTCGTGCGCAGCGCGACCAACGAGCACGCCATCAACGTCGACATCGACCTGAGCAGCGTGCCCTTCGTGGGCTACGACCCGTTCGCGGGCCACCGCAAGCAGGGCAACCGCCGGATGACCGGCTGGCTCTGACCTGACGGGCCAGCGGCCCGTCCCACCTCGCACCCCCACCTCGCGACCAGCGGACCGGCACCGGCCGGCCCGGCGGACGACCACACCCTCTGGAGACCCGATGCGCAACCAGATCGACCTCACCTTCGACACCCCGGAGCCGATCGACCTCCACGTCGAGAACGCCCGCGGACTGGTCCGCGTGAGCGCCACCGCCACCGCCCGGACGACCGTGAGCATCATCGGCGAGCGGGCCGAGGAGTTCGACGTCCACCACGTCGAGGCCGGCGAGCGGAGTGCCATCTCGATCGTCCCTCCGCGCTCGAGCGGCGGCCTGTTCGGCCGCGACGCACGCGCGGAGATCGTCGTGGAGCTGCCCACCGCCAGCAGGCTGCGCGCCAAGGTCGGCAGCAGCGACCTCGTCGCCGAGGGGCGCTTGGACGACACGCGCGTCGACAGCGGCTCCGGCGACGTGTCCCTCGACGTGGTCGAGGGCGACGTCGTCGTCCAGTCCGGGTCGGGCGACCTGCACGCCGGGCACCTCCTCGGCGACGCGCACCTGCGCTCGGGGTCGGGCGACATCGTCGTACGCCGCGCGGAGTCGGCCCTCGTCGTCACCACCGGCAGCGGCGACGTGCGCGTCGACTCCGCCGACGGGCTCGCCGTCAAGACCGGCTCCGGGGACGCCCACGTCCAGTCGCTGGGCGGCGAGGCGGTCTTCACCACCGGTTCGGGCGACCTGGTCGTCGCCCAGGTGGCGTCGGGCCGCGTCACGGCCAAGACCGCCAGCGGCGACGTCCGCATCGGGGTCGACGACGGGACCCCCGTCTGGACCGACGTGCGGACCGCGAGCGGCCGGCTCACCTCGATGCTGCCGAGCACGGGCGAGCCCGCCCCCGACCAGCCCTACCTCGAGGTCCGTGCCACGACCGCGTCGGGCGACGTCACCCTGCACCCGAGCTGAGCCCCGCTGTCCCAGCCCCGACCAACGGAAAGGAGAAGGCCATGCACGACTCGTTCACCGACATCGAGCTGATCGCCCGCCACCGCATCGCGGAGCGCGTGCGCTACTCCCCCCGCGCGCCCCGCACCAACCGCCGCTGATCCACCGCTGCCCACCGCGGCGGGGCGTCACCTCAGGCCTTCATGGCCACGCCGCGGCGCCAGTAGCCCATGAAGGCCACCTGGCTGCGGTCGAAGCCGAGCTCCTTGACCAGGTGCCGGCGCAGCCCGGTGACGATCCTCGACTCGCCGGCGATCCACGCGTAGGTGCCGCCCACGCCGGTGATGCCTCCCGGCACCTCCTCGCCGGAGGAGGAGTAGTAGGGCGTCTCCCAGAGGTCGGGGTCGACCTCGTCGGGGGCGACCTCCACCTCGGCCCCGGGGATGCCGAGGTGGGCGACCACGGCGTCGTGCAGCCCGACCCCGAGCTCGCCGCCCTCGCGGGCCAGCCACACGACCTCGACGCCCGCGGGACCGCGAACGTCCTGCACGTCGTCCGCGCACGGCACCTCCATGAAGGCGGTGCCGCGGGCGTCGGCCGGCAGCTGCTCGAGCACGGTGCACACGGCCGGCACCGCGGTCTCGTCGGCCACGAGCAGCAGCTCGGCACCGGGGGCGGGGGTGAACTCGATCCCGCCGTAGGGGTAGCCGCGGCGCGGCGCGAGGATCACGATCCGGTCGCCGACGCTCGCGCGCGAGGCCCACAGCGAGCCGGGCCCGACGAGGTCGCCCTCGAGGTGGAGCACCATGTCGACGACGAACGTCGTCTGCGGGCCCGAGCCGCGCACGTCGCGGATCGTGTAGGTGCGCATGTGGCCGCGCTCGGAGGCGGGCCGCTCCAGCCACGTCGCCCACCAGCCCTCGTCGGCGCCCTCGGCCGAGGCGATGCCCCCGGTCTCCGGATCGGGGAGGATCAGCTTGATCCGCTGGTCCCAGCGCGGGCCGTCGACGCCGAAGTCGGCGAGGTCGGGGCCCCCGAGCTCGACCCGGACGAAGGTGGGCGAGAGCCGCTCGACGGCCACGACCTCGACCTCGGTGAAGAGCAGGGGCAGGACGGAGGCGGTCACGGTCATCGGGTCTCCCGGCTGGGGTGGACGTGCGGACTGGGCGAGCTGAGCGGGCTGGGCTGGGCGGGGTGGCTGAACTCGTCGGGGCAGGGCTGCCGGGGGCGGGGCTGGTGCCGGCCGACGGGCACGACGAGGGGCGTGTGCGACACCGGGTCGTCGATCACCCGGTTGTCGAGACCGAAGACGGAGCGAACGACCTCCTCGGTGACGACCTCGCGGGGCGCGCCCTCGGCGACGATCCGGCCGGTGTGCAGCGCGACCAGGTGGTCGGCGTAGCGGGCCGACAGGTTGAGGTCGTGGAGCACCATCACGATCGTGGTGCCGCGGCGGGCGTTGAGCTCGGCGAGGAGGTCGAGCATCTCCACCTGGTGGGCGACGTCGAGGTAGGTCGTGGGCTCGTCGAGCAGCAGCAGGTCAGTGCCCTGCGCGAGCGCCATCGCGATCCACACCCGCTGGCGCTGGCCGCCGGACAGCTCGTCGACGACCCGGTCGGCGAGGCCGAGGGTGTCGGTGAGGGTGAGCGCCTCGGCCACGGCCTCGTCGTCGGCGCTGGTCCAGCGTCCGAACGGCCCGTGGTGCGGGTGACGGCCGCGTCCGACCAGGTCGGCGACGGTGACGCCCTCGGGCGCGACGGGGTTCTGCGGCAGCAGCCCGAGCGTGCGGGCGACCTGCTTGGTCGGGAGCCGGTGGATGGCCTCGCCGTCGAGCAGCACCGACCCCGACCGGGGGCGGAGCAGCCGGGCGAGCCCGCGCAGCAGCGTCGACTTGCCGCACGCGTTGGCGCCGACGATGACGGTGATCCGGCCGTGCGGGACCTGCAGGTCGAGGTCGCGCACGACGGCGGTGTCGGTGTAGCCGAGCGTGAGGTCGCTCGCCTCCAGACGGACGTGCGGGGCAGCGGCGACGGTCATGCCGCCCTCCTTCCGGTGCGGCCGCGGGCGAGCAGCCAGAGCAGGAACGGCGCGCCGAAGGCGCCGGTCACGACGCCCACGGGCAGGTTGAGGTCGGGGAACGCGTAGGCGCCCGCGTAGTCGCCGACCAGGACGATCACCGCGCCGACCAGGCCGGCGGCGAGCAGCGTCGTACGCCCCCGGTTGAGGGCGCGGGCGATCGGGCCGGACAGGAACGCCA
The sequence above is drawn from the Nocardioides sp. zg-1228 genome and encodes:
- a CDS encoding DUF4097 family beta strand repeat-containing protein; its protein translation is MRNQIDLTFDTPEPIDLHVENARGLVRVSATATARTTVSIIGERAEEFDVHHVEAGERSAISIVPPRSSGGLFGRDARAEIVVELPTASRLRAKVGSSDLVAEGRLDDTRVDSGSGDVSLDVVEGDVVVQSGSGDLHAGHLLGDAHLRSGSGDIVVRRAESALVVTTGSGDVRVDSADGLAVKTGSGDAHVQSLGGEAVFTTGSGDLVVAQVASGRVTAKTASGDVRIGVDDGTPVWTDVRTASGRLTSMLPSTGEPAPDQPYLEVRATTASGDVTLHPS
- a CDS encoding siderophore-interacting protein; protein product: MTVTASVLPLLFTEVEVVAVERLSPTFVRVELGGPDLADFGVDGPRWDQRIKLILPDPETGGIASAEGADEGWWATWLERPASERGHMRTYTIRDVRGSGPQTTFVVDMVLHLEGDLVGPGSLWASRASVGDRIVILAPRRGYPYGGIEFTPAPGAELLLVADETAVPAVCTVLEQLPADARGTAFMEVPCADDVQDVRGPAGVEVVWLAREGGELGVGLHDAVVAHLGIPGAEVEVAPDEVDPDLWETPYYSSSGEEVPGGITGVGGTYAWIAGESRIVTGLRRHLVKELGFDRSQVAFMGYWRRGVAMKA
- a CDS encoding ABC transporter ATP-binding protein, whose amino-acid sequence is MTVAAAPHVRLEASDLTLGYTDTAVVRDLDLQVPHGRITVIVGANACGKSTLLRGLARLLRPRSGSVLLDGEAIHRLPTKQVARTLGLLPQNPVAPEGVTVADLVGRGRHPHHGPFGRWTSADDEAVAEALTLTDTLGLADRVVDELSGGQRQRVWIAMALAQGTDLLLLDEPTTYLDVAHQVEMLDLLAELNARRGTTIVMVLHDLNLSARYADHLVALHTGRIVAEGAPREVVTEEVVRSVFGLDNRVIDDPVSHTPLVVPVGRHQPRPRQPCPDEFSHPAQPSPLSSPSPHVHPSRETR